From a region of the Xanthomonas rydalmerensis genome:
- a CDS encoding low molecular weight protein tyrosine phosphatase family protein, with protein sequence MTRNVLFVCSRNRLRSPTAEQVFATWPGVETASAGVDHDADTPVTPELLEWANIVFVMEPPHRAKLSRRFKRHLGRARIVCLDIPDDFAHMDPALVQLLTA encoded by the coding sequence ATGACCCGCAACGTGCTATTCGTCTGCAGCCGCAATCGGCTGCGCAGCCCCACCGCGGAACAGGTGTTCGCCACCTGGCCCGGCGTGGAGACCGCCTCGGCCGGCGTCGACCACGACGCGGACACCCCGGTCACCCCGGAATTGCTGGAGTGGGCGAACATCGTCTTCGTCATGGAACCGCCGCACCGCGCCAAACTGTCGCGCCGGTTCAAGCGCCACCTCGGCCGCGCACGCATCGTCTGCCTGGACATCCCCGACGACTTCGCCCACATGGATCCGGCGCTGGTGCAGCTGCTGACCGCGTAA
- the rnt gene encoding ribonuclease T, whose product MNDSVDSPSQPLVITPMSRRFRGYLPVVVDVETGGFDWNKHALLEIAVVPIEMDDFGQLYPGVTASAHVVPAPGTLIDPKSLEVTGIVLDHPFRFAKPEREALDHVFAPVRAAVKKYGCQRAILVGHNAHFDLNFLNATVARCGHKRNPFHPFSVFDTVTLAGIAYGQTVLARAVQAAGFDWNAADAHSAVYDTEQTARLFCKIANAWPAPPVAAAP is encoded by the coding sequence ATGAACGATTCGGTCGACAGCCCCTCGCAACCCCTGGTCATCACCCCGATGTCGCGGCGTTTCCGCGGCTATCTGCCGGTGGTGGTGGACGTGGAAACCGGCGGTTTTGACTGGAACAAGCACGCGCTGCTGGAGATCGCGGTGGTGCCGATCGAGATGGACGATTTCGGCCAGCTGTATCCCGGCGTCACCGCCAGCGCGCACGTGGTGCCGGCGCCCGGCACCCTGATCGATCCCAAGTCGCTGGAGGTCACCGGCATCGTCCTGGACCATCCGTTCCGCTTCGCCAAGCCCGAACGCGAGGCGCTGGACCACGTGTTCGCGCCGGTGCGCGCGGCAGTGAAGAAGTACGGTTGCCAGCGCGCCATCCTGGTCGGCCACAACGCCCATTTCGACCTCAACTTCCTCAATGCCACGGTCGCCCGCTGCGGCCACAAGCGCAATCCGTTCCACCCTTTCAGCGTGTTCGACACCGTCACCCTGGCCGGAATCGCCTACGGCCAGACCGTGCTGGCGCGCGCGGTGCAGGCCGCCGGTTTCGACTGGAACGCCGCCGACGCGCACAGCGCGGTCTACGACACCGAGCAGACCGCGCGCCTGTTCTGCAAGATCGCCAATGCCTGGCCGGCCCCGCCGGTCGCCGCAGCGCCATGA